TGGGAGATGCAGGGTCCAAGGCAACACTGTTCACAGGTCTTCTCCATATAAATGCGGCCAAAAAACAATGTTCAaaggtcttctccacataaatacGGCCAaaaggtttggtgggatgcattaaatgtggtggcagtaTCTAGCCTTTCAGTCCTGTCACTGCCATTTCCACTCCCAAAGCCTTTTCTCCATAGTAAAGTCTCCTTTAACAGCGCATTGCTGATGTGATCGCAAGATACAAGGACATGGCCTCCTCGGCTCAACAACTGTCCTCCTTGACCAAGCGTGACGCGTGGTGCGATCTCCTTCCTCGGAATTCTCATCCCCCacatacataattttgtatattcaacATACAAACGTTTTCTAAGAATATACACAATTATGTATATTCAATGcacacaattttatatatttaatgcaagcaatttttcaaaaaatatacacaatttATTATCTTCAAAGTACACAATTTTCAGataatgtataaaattttgTGTATTCAATTTTAATGTATACAGTTTTTGAGAGAATGAAATAGAATTTCATACATTCACTATTCGAAAAATGTACATAATTTTGTACATGCAATAcgcaaaattttaaataaaataaaatataaaatagataatttgatttGATGTTTTGGAAAAATGGttagatataataaaaaatgtaggTTATTAcgtgaaaatatataaaaatttctgTACAAGCTGATACGAATCCTGTTAGCATTGGAAGTGCCACAAAATATGGAGGTTAGATGGAAATTGGGGAAGTCATTCTATTGATTGGGTAAAGCTTATTGTGGATGCTGCTTGAAAAGAAGGTAGAGCTAGCAGCCTAGCATGGTGGTTTTATCTATAAATCATAGTAGAAGAAGCTTGAATTCTAATGCACAAAATGGCTCATTAGTGTCTGCTTTGAAAGCTAAAACACTTGTAGTTTTTTTGACAATCAAAACACTTGCCGTTAGGCTAGCTAGCGGTTCAGGTTGCACTCAAAGAAAGACTTCTTAAAGCAACTATTGAAGGGAATGCCAAGGAGGTCTTAGATACAACGGTGCAGTCCTTTGAAATTGTTGATAcccaaaaaatcataacaaCCCAACTCGAGGAACTAGACCATGGGTCTTACGTGAATACAAAGGACCAATTGTTTTATAGAGACACTCTTGTAAAAGAGGCTGAAGAACCATAAAAAATGAGGCAAAAGCCTATTagtaaataaagagagaaaatgaccTTGAATAAGGTGCAAATGACCCAAGAAAATGGTCATAAAAAAGAGTCCTTGGaaagtttagcaaaaaaatagtGCAAGCCCAAAGGAGCCCACCAAGGAACCAACCACCAGGATTGAGTTCCTTGGTAAGAGAAGAATGAAGAAGACGCACTGTGCTCCAAAAGGTATTGAAACTTTGGAATTGAAAATTGACTAATCAATAGGAAAAGATTTGAGGGACCTCGGTCAGAGGGGGATAGCAGAATGAGAAAGATGCTTGGGAGGTTTTTGGAGTTCACCCATctcaaaaaaacatttaaactgCTTTCAAGAAAAAAAGCCAATAAGAGTAGTTGGTAACAGCCCAAGGAACCTTCGAAATTTGCCTTTCTCAGCCTTGAGAATGGGCCCTTTCCTTGTTGAACTCAAGTGGCATCTGATACACACTTCCTATAGAGAGAAAACAATTAAAATGCTTTCAAATGCGAGTTCCtaggaaaacaaaataaagatagaaaagggAAATAAGACCTTGAACTCCTTCAAAGTTATGGCAAAAAGCCATGGTTAATCTAGTGAACTAAAGGCTGCCTCGTTTTGAGAAACTAGAGCATGCCcactataaaaaaaaccatcaaggTAGATTTAAAGGTGGGAGGAAAAACACTGAGCATCTAAGATCTACACAGTATCAGGAAAAATAAGCAAGAAACAGCAGCCCAAGTCAAGGACCTTGGGAAGAAATATTGTGTGATAGATATTTCAAACTTGTAGAAATACTTGGGAGCTCCACACTACTCTAAggtctcagatctcacaagtcTTGTATAGTCTCAAGGACCTACTTAAATTTGTGAAGTCTGATTTATAGGCTTTGTGGACTTTTCCCCTAGACTCtctaagaaaaagaagtattgtAGAAGGAAAATCTATACTTCagaacttgtatttttgaaaaccACATTGATCTATGCCTTCAAATCTCACAAGTCTTGTGGATCCTAAAGGGTCTATTAAAGTCTGtggaacttgtgatttaaaGGTCTTGTGGTTCTAGAAACCAATATTTTTGGTTCCacagaaaataataaagttcatcgaagcattaattttttttttttaaacttttcttagTTCCTTTATTTGTATATATGTATTGTTGTGTCATGGGTTCCACGAATTTAAAAACCTTGTAGCTCTAGGAACCAATATTTTGAGTTTcacaaataaataatcaaatccattaaagtttttttttttttttctctctctctctccaactctTTTTAGTTCcttcatatacatatatgtatttttCACTCTTGGATTTTTGGACTGGTGTTTGTGCACATGTTGGTTATGAGAAACGGATTTATCCTCCGCGGTGGAACCAAACCCAGCTCACCCATAACTCTATTATAGCCTTAAAGAGCCCAAACCCAGAAATAAAGTAAATTATGATAGATTAATCCATATCAATTTTACTGTCTAGTTAGTTTTtgattgaccaaaaaaaaaaaaaaaacaaacaaaagcaaagaactgaTACAAACGAAAAACAACAAGGCCAatttaattaccaaaaataaaagcctaCACGGTTCTTAAACCAACATGATACAATTCTATTATGTTTACACAAAAATACCTATGCCCCTGATTTTGGCATGAGACCAGGTCTCTTATCggttataacttataacttCAAAGCTTCATACTAATAAGtcctccaaaaaaaatacaaacttatACATGAAACAGTAGTCACATGCATTTCACCAGAGACATTTGTAAGAGCAAAATCTAGCTTCAAACTAGTTATTTACGCTCTAGCTCCAGCTCTGTTAACACCACGCTTCGGCTGAATTGGAGACTTATGATAGTTATGGTGACGCTGGTGTCTATCTTCTTTACGTTTATTGGGCTTAGGATTGGGCTTTGCCGCGGCTACTTTTTCCTTAATAGCATTGATCTTTTCCAGTTCCTCCAAAACTTCATTCATGGATGGACGATTTTTTGGGTCAGATTCCAGACATCTCTGTATTAGCTGGGCCGCACAGAGCGCACCTTGAATAGGGTAATTTTCACTTAGCCTTGGGTCGATTATTTTCTTCAGTTTCTTTTTATCAGAAAGAGATGGTTTGGCCCAGTCCACCAAGTTTTGTTCACCGCTGGGCCGGTTTGTGTCGAGGGCCCGCATGCCCGTTATCATTTCGAGCAAAACGACGCCAAATCCGAAGACGTCACTTCTTACGTACAAGTGGCCTGTCGATTCAACAagtgttattttttgttagtgaaaGTTTAGtgacataattattatttcagtaattaatttgtttttctcataatttttatattgttaagtCAATTATGATATGGgtgatataataaaaaaagaaaaaaaatatcattttagttTCTACATTTTGAGGTCAttatcaatttggtctctataGTAATCAGAAACAAAATTAACTGTTATCAAAAATAAGATATTAAATTAACAATAACTCCAAaatataatgatcaaaatgacactttaatcaaacaaaaatgatataagTCAGCTGGGTTTACGTGGAATAGTGAAAGTGATTACTTCCCccccaaaagagaaaataaagtgACTACTACTGGgtttctcaacccaaaaaaaaaaaaaaggtaataaagTGACTACTAGTCTCACAAGTTATGAAAATAattgtgaaataaaataatgtcattttctcttatttttattttatttttgttaatattgcAAAAGTGCATTGGAGCTGACTGAGTTATATGcttgactttttctttttcaatttttttttaatactaaagtTATATGCTTAACAATCTCTAATCAAAGACTCGGGTTGAATTTAGCACTAGATCACCAGCCCAACTATTTGAACCGATCTAGAATTAATAACTAtgattctaaatttctaatatcattatccaaaaaaaaaattaaaacaatattattgagtaggattaattttctttattatttaaaattttcttgaaaaataaagtaaatgaAAATTTGGTAATTACCAGTTGCAACGTATTCGGGAGCGGCGTAGCCATAAGTACCCATTACCCGGGTTGTCACATGCGAGTTCCCGTTTACTGGGCCCAATTTTGCGAGTCCAAAGTCTGACAGCTTTGCGTTGAAATTctgacattttattttagagcCAAACCAAGCAATCAAAGTCAAAACCCCACAAGAAgatatataatttgttctcttctcaaataaataaatatttatttatttatatatgaaatttgtTCCAGACTTcgttataaaatattttaaaaaagaagttagAAAGAGCTTAATATAATTACCCCATCCAGCAATATGTTGGATGACTTAAAATCGCGGTAGATCACCGATTTTTCAGATGAATGCAAAAATCTAAGGCCTCGAGCTGCTCCTATTGCTATTTTGAGCCTCACATCCCATGCAAGTGGTTCTGCACCCCCTATTATTTCATCATAGAGTTAGATCAAAtgaactaaataaattaatcttATCCATTTttattagtatatataaaattgcaaagaaaaatccatatatatatccTTTGTTTTTATTACTATCATTCATTAATCTAGTTagaaatgtaatatatatatatatatatatatatatatatatatatatatatatatatgcttcttACTTCTGAAGAGGTGGTTTTCGAGGCTTCCTTTCTGCATGTATTCGTAAACAAGGAGATATTCTTTGTCTTCCCAACAATAGCCGAGGAGCTTAACCAGGTTGGGGTGAGAGAACTTCCCCAAGAATTTTACCTCCGACTGTACCCACAAATTAATACATGTAATCAACTTCAACACTATCAACAAATTGATTCACTTCTATCTTATCTTgtgttttcattgtttttctGTAGTATATACAAGTCCTCTCTTCATCTCATAAATGTAttgtttataattaaatttgcataggaggaaaataaaaaatatctatgTGCTTTCTAAAATTTCAAGGTCTAAAGTGATTTCATTGTAACAAATAACAATTATTATAAGAATATTTAAAGGTgtgttttatgattttttttaaagtcaagtTGTATAAAAGTATAGTATACCTATTatatttatcttaaaaaaaaatgagtttttgaaaaaaactatatataaactTGGGATGAGAATAAGCAAGGATTTTCAAGCTAAAACAAACATTACCTAAAAGGGAAAATCACATGAGATAATATGCATATTGTTATGATTATTCTTTTAGCAGACATGTTTGTGAAAATGAAATTGGTACAATTAATGTACTGATATAGCATAGTTATATATACATTCATTTCTCAAAGTAGAACCACAAGTGTTTATACAGCATCTTTAAGATTTATAGAATCATTGCCAATATGagtaaaaattgaaatactTAGGGCACAAAAACTGTTTTAAAAACAGCTCAAAAAACAAACGAAATTGTAATTCAAAGTCACGAATTTCAATGTCAATGTTTGCCTCTGGAAAGATTCCCATGCTCATGTGGGTGTGTACAATtagagaaaacttttttttttttttttgataacctgTACAATTAGAGAAAACttgttaaatttaataaaaagcactAGTATTTCTACAAAAAGTAGCAcggaaaaatttaaaaacatgtCGCAGTGAGCCTTCCCAATTATTAGTTGTAAAGACTTTTGGTATCAATAAAACTCATTTCTCACCACTAAAAACATTAACAACTACAATTAAAAACACCAATCACATGTAATAGAAATGCTAATTCGCTGTATAAGCAAAGAAAAACGGCGCCGGTTCTTTTGAATTGTACCCAATTAATTTAGACTCTTAAGAAAAGTATCAATGAAACATAATTATACTTTTCTGCATTGTGCCTCCAATTTCCAAGTCAACGTACGGTTTGTATATTAAACTTGTaaatgaacaaaagaaaaaaaaaagttaattaaaatttataattaccTGCCATTCTTGCAAACCTTGAGGGCTATCAGGGCTGGATTTCTTGACTGCAACAGCGATTCCGATACCGACTTTTGATGGTGCATAGGTGGTCTCGTCGACCCAACCTTTGAAAACTCTTCCAAAGCCACCTTCACCTAGGACTGTGTCTGGTCTGAAATTTCTTGTGGCACTCTTTAGCTCTGCCAAAGTGAACATTTTCAGGTTCGGTGTTATGACCCTGCCGGTGatcggaggaggaggaggaggaagaggcaTTTCCTCCACCCTGTTGATGTTCTGGATTTCGGCGCTGCTGTTTTGGGTGGTTGCATTagtgctgctgctgctgtttaTTGAAGACCACAAGCTTGGTTTGCTATTAGTGCTTGATGATGTTTCTGCTTATTATTCACACGTAAAAGCAAAACTACGTGTCAATCATTCAAACAATAAAGCTTAAAAACTATCAATAATATGAATCACAGTTATATATATCTCGAATATATAACCCAAAGTAACAAAGAATATGATTTCAGATAAAATAAAACGATAGACAGACAAAAGAAATACATGTAATAACCGAACTTTAGTAGTTGATTGAGATAATCATTATCGACCACTAATTTCGGGACATAGAAACATAGTACTACAACGTATTACTGAAATAAACTCTCTTTTATCTTAGTTTTCTTGGAAATTTAACCAGCTAGAAATAACAAGAAAACCAAGAGGAGAAATGGGATTGATtggtttgatatatatataggaatagGTAGGTACCTGGGCTTGAATGTTTGGTGTTGCTTGGGCTGCTATGGTTGTTTACACGAGCTCCGAAACAATTTCCCATGATGATGATCTTAATCTACCAatcactctatttttttttctgggtttcaaGGTATCTAAGCTTCGATGCTGTTAGTTATTTATGTACTTATCCGTGATGTGCGAGAGTACCCAAGTCCCACGAAGGAGGAATGAAAGTACCAAGAAATAGCTAAAGCAAAAGAGAAAAGTATAAAGACTTTCTCTAAGGAGTTTTTttggactctctctctctctttttctctgtctctctatctcttgaATTTGTCgctaattactattattatctttataaaGCTAGTCCAAAttttctgtcccacttttcctgctctattctatactccaccaataaaaacttgcaacgtcttcacctaattaattaaatactattattaattaataacggtaaaattaataagtcaataataataatatttaattaattaagtaaacacgtgataagtttttattagtaaaatatagaatgaagtaaaaaaagtgggacagaagactCTTATAAAGCTACaatactttgtttttttcttgccCCTAATGCGTGCTAAATAATtaagggagagaagagagaacaTAAACGTAGAAATAAAGCTAGAGTCCGGTGAGAGAGGTCCATAAAATAAACTCCCCGTAGTCAAGGGCGTGTCAGCAAAACCAATCACTGCACGTAGATTCCTTGAGCTGTTGGGCCCATTCAAATAACTATTGATCCAGTTCTGCATATTCTTTTtggcccaaaaataaaaacatctaGTTCTGCATTTTCCTTTCTTCTCATTTGCCAAGATGTGAACACATCTAAATTCACgaatgagggaaggggagaaaAGTCAAGGTCTTCTCCATGCTTCCACCAAGtatttttgataattgaatATTAGATTTTAGTCTCAATCATgagttttataatttaattgacaCTTATTAGTATCttaatatgataaaaaaaaaaaaacaattttcattgaaagaacatcataaatttaaaatcctttaataatatatatctttattttaaaaaatgaaaaaaattatcttatgatagaagttaaatattttttagaatataaaaatatatagtgcCACCTTATTTAGAGTTAAGTATCAATATAACCTCTTGGGACCACTCACATAGAATTCCTCCAAGTAATAACTTGGTGTATGCGAGATAGTGCATATATCTGAGAGaacattaaaatatttgaagagGTGTGGATACCCTCgtctataatttaaaaaaaaaaatgtttgcaagattaaaaataatatttaaaatgggcacatttttaaatttattaaaattttacttttttttttagttttctttttattttttattttttatttttaggccCTTTGTGGATTTCAGTTAgcttaattgataaagtttctgatggttgtataagagatttggggttcgaTCTccacctacactaaaaactgattagtgtcttagtttgataataaaaaactatcgATAAGAACGGAcgctataaattaaaattttaaatcatttaaCCTTAAAACTTTGAGTCAATTCTTACAAAATAAAGTTTGTGGGTCAATCTAGATGGGGTCATGTTTTTATGAcaataaactcaaaaaaaaaaaaaaaaaatatatatatatatatatatatatatatatatatatatatatatggcaatgtaagaaaacatatataaagtGATGAAAAATGGTTGTAAATTGTGCAAACATGAAACACCTTATCCTAGATTTGGAATTGATGAACTCCAGTCAAATGTTTTTGCTAAAGGAAGTGAATCAAAGTCTaatctttcttatttattagaTAGAAGACTAGAAACAACAATAGTACAATGTCAGGGCGTGGAAAACGAAACAACCTTTTTAGTTGTACTACGTTACCTCTGATAGGATATACTAATTAACCAGATTAATACGTTgtgtaattattattactattattatttttaattcgtAGGGTGTAATTGTGGCTTGTGGGAATGAAAaggaaacaacaaaaattatcttTCCTCATGTTTGTGACGTTTCTCAAAAATCTAAGCTGAAAAACAagcataaatttaaaaattaatcaatattgGAAGCACATGAATGATGAATGATCtttctataatttatatatatggttttgattcttttgactgtgatcaataaattataagcgAAGTAGGTGCGTTCGTATTTAAGAACCTTCACCTTAATAGAGctttgaaaaaaagaaggataaaaaaagAACATTCACCAATAAAACTGAAGTATAGGATTTTGACTATTatcagaaaaatataaaatagaatcaGTGCAACCCTATTCAAGAACATTCTGAATTTCTTAAGGCCAAATACTCTGCCAgcacttatttatttttagataatactTCCCTTTCATTtcatctctctccctctgtGCATCTGTAGGTTGTTGACAAAGTCTGAAAGGCGAGTCAACATGACTTTTCATGTGACGTTCACATTCATATTTCATACACACACAGATAACTAATTGGACAGGAAGTCAACGTCATTTGTGACCTTTCATACACAAAAATGCAACCTTGTTTAAGTTCAAGAAAATAAGATTCAAGTGGCCCCGAGAAAttgaagaaatgaaaatgaaatcttATAACCAAGGAATAGGGAATTCAAAGTCATTGCTTAATGTtcttgactcttaagaatattGAGGCTCACAGCTGTAAGATCCTCAATAGTCATATATAGGACAGTAGGACTTAATCAACACTCATTCCTCTTAATAAATAAGGAAGATAGtaccttatttttttatgacaatTAAATGGAGGTTCTTAAATACCTGAGCTACCCTGTAAAGATAAGGTAGTTTATGATATGTTTAATGGGTCGACTCATCACGTTTCCCTTAAAACTACTTGGATAAAAGAGCCATTGAACGTGATTAAAGCTAGCAAGTAGCAAAGCTAGGTAATATACATGAGTACATGACCATGTCTCCATGCCATTGACCTCAATCGAAA
This genomic stretch from Castanea sativa cultivar Marrone di Chiusa Pesio chromosome 1, ASM4071231v1 harbors:
- the LOC142625485 gene encoding putative serine/threonine-protein kinase PIX13 isoform X2 gives rise to the protein MGNCFGARVNNHSSPSNTKHSSPETSSSTNSKPSLWSSINSSSSTNATTQNSSAEIQNINRVEEMPLPPPPPPITGRVITPNLKMFTLAELKSATRNFRPDTVLGEGGFGRVFKGWVDETTYAPSKVGIGIAVAVKKSSPDSPQGLQEWQSEVKFLGKFSHPNLVKLLGYCWEDKEYLLVYEYMQKGSLENHLFRRGAEPLAWDVRLKIAIGAARGLRFLHSSEKSVIYRDFKSSNILLDGNFNAKLSDFGLAKLGPVNGNSHVTTRVMGTYGYAAPEYVATGHLYVRSDVFGFGVVLLEMITGMRALDTNRPSGEQNLVDWAKPSLSDKKKLKKIIDPRLSENYPIQGALCAAQLIQRCLESDPKNRPSMNEVLEELEKINAIKEKVAAAKPNPKPNKRKEDRHQRHHNYHKSPIQPKRGVNRAGARA
- the LOC142625485 gene encoding putative serine/threonine-protein kinase PIX13 isoform X1; its protein translation is MGNCFGARVNNHSSPSNTKHSSPAETSSSTNSKPSLWSSINSSSSTNATTQNSSAEIQNINRVEEMPLPPPPPPITGRVITPNLKMFTLAELKSATRNFRPDTVLGEGGFGRVFKGWVDETTYAPSKVGIGIAVAVKKSSPDSPQGLQEWQSEVKFLGKFSHPNLVKLLGYCWEDKEYLLVYEYMQKGSLENHLFRRGAEPLAWDVRLKIAIGAARGLRFLHSSEKSVIYRDFKSSNILLDGNFNAKLSDFGLAKLGPVNGNSHVTTRVMGTYGYAAPEYVATGHLYVRSDVFGFGVVLLEMITGMRALDTNRPSGEQNLVDWAKPSLSDKKKLKKIIDPRLSENYPIQGALCAAQLIQRCLESDPKNRPSMNEVLEELEKINAIKEKVAAAKPNPKPNKRKEDRHQRHHNYHKSPIQPKRGVNRAGARA